A stretch of the Planktothricoides raciborskii GIHE-MW2 genome encodes the following:
- the hisB gene encoding imidazoleglycerol-phosphate dehydratase HisB — MPINQGVAPVQDSSPILTNGYRSRTASLRRTTGETDVEVSLNLDGTGKCTAATGIPFLDHMIHQVSAHGLIDLNVQATGDVEIDDHHTNEDVGITLGKALAQALGDRKGIVRFGHFVAPLDEALVQVSLDFSGRPHLSYGLDIPTQRVGTYDTQLVREFFVAVVNNSLMTLHIRQLDGINSHHIIEATFKAFARAMRMAVEIDPRRVGEIPSSKGVL; from the coding sequence ATGCCAATTAATCAAGGTGTTGCTCCAGTCCAGGATAGTTCCCCAATTTTAACTAACGGTTATCGATCCAGAACCGCTTCACTCAGACGCACCACTGGGGAAACTGATGTAGAGGTTAGCCTGAATTTGGATGGAACCGGGAAATGTACTGCGGCAACCGGAATTCCTTTTTTAGATCACATGATTCACCAAGTTTCGGCTCATGGCTTAATTGATTTGAATGTGCAAGCTACGGGAGATGTTGAAATTGATGACCACCACACTAATGAAGATGTGGGGATTACTCTGGGAAAAGCCCTAGCCCAAGCCCTCGGCGATCGCAAGGGAATTGTCCGATTTGGCCATTTTGTTGCCCCCCTAGATGAGGCATTGGTGCAAGTTTCTCTGGATTTTTCTGGTAGACCTCATTTGAGTTATGGCTTAGATATTCCCACGCAGCGGGTGGGAACTTATGATACTCAATTGGTACGGGAATTTTTTGTGGCGGTGGTGAATAATAGTCTTATGACTCTGCATATTCGGCAGTTGGATGGGATTAATTCTCACCATATTATTGAAGCAACTTTTAAGGCTTTTGCGCGGGCAATGCGGATGGCGGTAGAAATTGACCCCCGTCGCGTTGGCGAAATTCCCAGTTCTAAAGGGGTTTTATAA
- the psbA gene encoding photosystem II q(b) protein, which produces MTTTLQQRESASLWQRFCSWVTSTDNRLYVGWFGVLMIPTLLTATICYIIAFVAAPPVDIDGIREPVAGSLLLGNNIISGAVVPSSNAIGLHFYPIWEAASLDEWLYNGGPYQLVIFHFLIGIFCYMGREWELSYRLGMRPWICVAYSAPVAAASAVFLIYPIGQGSFSDGMPLGISGTFNFMLVFQAEHNILMHPFHMLGVAGVFGGALFSAMHGSLVTSSLVRETTEVESQNYGYKFGQEEETYNIVAAHGYFGRLIFQYASFNNSRSLHFFLGAWPVIGIWFTALGVSTMAFNLNGFNFNQSIVDSQGRVINTWADVINRANLGMEVMHERNAHNFPLDLAAGEAAPVALSAPQING; this is translated from the coding sequence ATGACTACTACTCTGCAACAACGCGAGAGCGCCTCTTTGTGGCAGCGCTTCTGCTCCTGGGTCACGAGCACCGACAACCGCCTGTATGTGGGCTGGTTCGGCGTCCTGATGATCCCCACCTTGTTGACCGCAACCATCTGCTACATCATTGCTTTCGTCGCTGCTCCTCCAGTGGACATCGACGGGATCCGCGAACCCGTGGCTGGTTCCTTACTGTTAGGCAACAACATCATCTCTGGTGCCGTTGTTCCTTCCAGCAATGCGATCGGTCTGCACTTCTACCCCATTTGGGAAGCCGCTTCTCTCGATGAGTGGCTGTACAATGGTGGCCCATACCAGTTAGTGATTTTCCACTTCCTGATCGGCATCTTCTGCTACATGGGTCGTGAGTGGGAACTGTCCTACCGCTTGGGTATGCGTCCTTGGATCTGCGTCGCTTACAGCGCTCCTGTGGCGGCTGCTTCCGCAGTTTTCCTGATCTACCCCATCGGTCAAGGTTCTTTCTCCGATGGTATGCCTCTGGGTATCTCTGGAACCTTCAACTTTATGTTGGTATTCCAAGCTGAACACAACATCCTGATGCACCCCTTCCATATGTTAGGTGTGGCCGGTGTGTTCGGTGGCGCTCTGTTCTCCGCCATGCACGGTTCTTTGGTGACTTCTTCTTTGGTTCGTGAAACCACCGAAGTTGAATCTCAGAACTATGGTTACAAGTTCGGTCAAGAAGAAGAAACCTACAACATCGTTGCCGCTCACGGTTACTTTGGTCGTTTAATCTTCCAATATGCTTCCTTCAACAACAGCCGCTCCTTGCACTTCTTCTTGGGTGCATGGCCGGTGATTGGGATCTGGTTCACCGCTCTGGGTGTGTCCACGATGGCCTTCAACCTGAACGGTTTCAACTTCAACCAATCTATCGTTGACTCTCAAGGTCGCGTAATCAATACCTGGGCTGACGTGATCAACCGCGCTAACTTGGGTATGGAAGTGATGCACGAGCGCAACGCTCACAACTTCCCCTTAGATTTGGCTGCTGGTGAAGCTGCTCCTGTGGCTTTGAGTGCTCCTCAAATCAACGGCTAA
- a CDS encoding GTPase, producing MLSALFGKSQETPIRLVIGLNQVDKMIPDGWDDRLNLPTQKAEKEIERRSKDIIQRLSRYTHLSADNIEYYSALKRYRLLPLLTKIIKNAYAGFKLDNVQPADPFELADPEVKAFADEERRKRAKSKGKEVNAKDRMFDEMRKILSEDELNLVLDKFRQERRIPPKVAILGKAGVGKTTTLNSVFNAQWKTSHTIVGTTQAQMKEFSLSSGGSLAVVDLPGYGRSMAEDREYEKIYQEIIPSCDLVFLILQANTRDFADDQEMIIKISEWLRDFPTPQR from the coding sequence ATGTTGAGTGCTCTATTTGGAAAAAGTCAGGAAACTCCAATTCGGCTTGTCATTGGTTTAAACCAAGTCGATAAAATGATTCCCGATGGGTGGGATGATCGCTTAAATCTGCCTACCCAAAAGGCTGAAAAAGAAATTGAGCGTCGAAGCAAAGATATCATTCAACGATTAAGTAGATACACTCATTTATCTGCTGATAACATCGAATATTATTCGGCGCTGAAGCGTTACCGTTTGCTACCTTTGCTAACTAAAATCATCAAAAATGCCTACGCGGGATTCAAACTCGATAACGTACAACCAGCCGATCCTTTTGAATTGGCAGATCCAGAAGTGAAAGCTTTTGCCGATGAGGAGCGGCGAAAAAGAGCAAAAAGTAAAGGCAAAGAAGTTAATGCCAAAGACAGAATGTTCGATGAAATGAGAAAAATTCTCTCAGAGGATGAGTTAAACTTGGTGCTGGATAAATTCAGACAAGAACGCAGAATCCCGCCCAAAGTTGCTATCCTTGGCAAAGCCGGTGTGGGGAAAACAACAACCCTTAATAGTGTGTTTAATGCACAATGGAAAACGAGCCACACGATTGTTGGTACAACTCAGGCTCAAATGAAAGAATTTTCCCTCTCTAGCGGCGGAAGTTTAGCTGTTGTTGACTTACCAGGCTATGGACGCAGTATGGCAGAAGATCGAGAGTATGAAAAAATTTATCAAGAGATAATTCCTTCCTGTGATTTAGTATTTCTCATTTTGCAAGCCAATACCAGAGATTTTGCAGACGACCAAGAGATGATTATAAAAATCTCTGAGTGGCTTAGAGACTTTCCTACTCCTCAGCGCTAA
- a CDS encoding GTPase — translation MLKPDELTVLFFGKTGVGKSSTLNSLFGLNWATDNAVACTKEPQIAYLDNSHYTGFPYQQVRVVDMPGIGESLTDDETYMPHYEEWIPQTHSLVWVTQADTRAYKRDEIFLTKFLPLFQPDIFLIVALNKIDCLGVDEGEDGFNLERGEPSKDQLNRLSEKIEDVYGIFQSAINGKVSFDKKQIIPHTSVYGWGLENLKTKIFTRG, via the coding sequence TTGCTTAAACCCGATGAACTGACAGTGTTATTTTTTGGCAAGACTGGTGTTGGTAAGAGCAGCACTCTCAATTCTCTGTTTGGACTGAATTGGGCTACTGACAATGCTGTTGCTTGCACCAAAGAACCTCAGATTGCCTATTTAGACAACTCTCACTATACTGGTTTTCCCTATCAGCAAGTACGAGTTGTTGATATGCCGGGAATTGGTGAGAGTCTGACTGACGATGAAACCTATATGCCTCACTATGAAGAGTGGATACCTCAAACCCATTCTTTAGTGTGGGTGACTCAAGCAGATACGAGAGCTTACAAGCGGGATGAGATTTTTTTGACCAAGTTCCTGCCCTTATTTCAACCAGATATTTTTCTGATTGTCGCTCTTAATAAAATAGATTGCTTGGGAGTTGATGAAGGAGAAGATGGATTTAATCTTGAGCGAGGAGAACCTTCCAAAGACCAACTTAACCGTCTCTCTGAAAAGATAGAAGATGTTTACGGAATTTTCCAAAGTGCTATCAATGGAAAAGTCAGTTTTGACAAAAAACAAATTATCCCACACACATCTGTTTATGGTTGGGGTTTAGAAAATTTGAAAACTAAAATATTCACAAGGGGTTGA
- a CDS encoding ATP-binding protein, which translates to MDIDEVLKLTDDLVFGQTGMHLDYLQEEILKGTLQSKTYSEIAKELHLSKSHVRNTGSELWKILSEYLKQDITKTSFKSILEKANLDNILSLVIGSKIGRDHIGRDRVGRDYVAINNLNICPASARSSPSSPDSSPNSSSHSSPTQNSSPIIDLTDAPDLSDFYNRNTELNTLKQWILQDQIRLITIYGLSGIGKSVLTRQLIEQIKPEFDYIIWKSLTETPNLSSLKNQLQQFFAQSQQPPLPTIIDYFRNSRCLVILDDLQNLFQSGFLAGQYLTEHKDYGQFLQQIAKNHHQSSVILLSWEKPREIATLQGEKQSTRTLNLKGLSADAEEILKEHGLTDSEKWPELINLYQGHPTWLNIIASTILELFDGSVSLFLSDQEDIFIGDLSPIIEYHLDRLSELEKKVISRFSEYEAVDISPASGLREFAKSELTEAMQSLGRRGLVEKVTTGGRSHFLLNSLFKQYI; encoded by the coding sequence ATGGATATTGATGAAGTGTTAAAACTGACTGATGACCTAGTTTTTGGTCAGACAGGAATGCACCTGGATTACTTGCAGGAGGAGATTCTTAAGGGAACTTTACAATCTAAAACTTACTCGGAAATTGCCAAAGAACTACATTTAAGTAAAAGTCATGTGAGGAATACCGGCTCGGAACTTTGGAAAATTCTGTCAGAATATTTAAAGCAAGATATTACTAAAACCAGTTTTAAATCTATATTAGAAAAAGCAAATTTAGATAATATTTTATCTTTAGTTATTGGTAGTAAGATTGGACGAGATCATATTGGACGAGATCGTGTTGGACGCGATTATGTAGCGATTAATAACTTGAATATCTGTCCGGCAAGTGCCAGATCATCGCCTTCTTCCCCTGACTCTTCCCCTAACTCTTCTTCTCACTCTTCCCCCACCCAAAATTCTTCACCCATTATCGACCTAACCGACGCCCCAGACCTCAGCGATTTTTACAACCGCAACACCGAACTAAATACCCTCAAACAGTGGATCTTACAAGACCAGATCCGCTTAATTACCATCTATGGACTCAGTGGCATTGGCAAAAGCGTACTAACCAGACAACTCATCGAACAAATCAAGCCTGAATTTGACTATATTATTTGGAAAAGTCTCACAGAAACTCCCAACCTTTCCTCCCTAAAAAACCAACTGCAACAATTTTTTGCCCAGTCCCAACAGCCTCCATTACCCACAATAATTGATTACTTTCGTAACTCGCGCTGTTTAGTCATCCTGGATGACTTGCAAAATCTGTTTCAAAGCGGGTTCCTTGCCGGTCAATACTTAACGGAACATAAAGACTATGGCCAATTTTTGCAACAAATCGCCAAAAACCATCATCAAAGTTCCGTGATTCTCCTCAGTTGGGAAAAACCCAGAGAAATCGCCACTTTACAAGGCGAAAAACAATCCACCCGCACTTTAAACCTCAAAGGATTATCAGCGGATGCTGAGGAAATTTTGAAAGAACACGGATTAACCGACTCAGAAAAATGGCCAGAATTAATCAACCTCTATCAAGGTCATCCCACCTGGTTAAATATCATCGCCTCAACGATATTAGAATTATTTGATGGTAGCGTTTCCTTATTTTTATCCGACCAAGAAGATATATTTATCGGCGACTTATCCCCCATTATCGAATATCACTTAGACCGTTTATCGGAGTTAGAAAAAAAAGTCATATCCAGGTTTTCAGAATATGAAGCGGTAGATATTTCTCCAGCATCTGGATTACGGGAATTTGCCAAATCAGAATTAACCGAAGCCATGCAATCTTTAGGCAGACGGGGCTTAGTCGAAAAAGTGACCACAGGAGGGCGATCGCACTTCCTGCTAAATTCGCTCTTTAAACAATACATTTAG
- a CDS encoding type II toxin-antitoxin system HicB family antitoxin: MKDYHINIFYSEEDEGYIADIPDLKYCSAFGETPETALREVQIAKEAWLSAASAAGKAIPQPKYRPIIYQLQQR; the protein is encoded by the coding sequence ATGAAAGACTATCACATCAATATTTTCTACAGTGAAGAAGATGAAGGTTATATTGCTGATATTCCTGACTTAAAATACTGCTCTGCATTTGGTGAAACCCCCGAAACAGCTTTGCGCGAGGTACAAATTGCTAAAGAAGCATGGTTGTCAGCGGCTTCGGCTGCGGGTAAAGCAATTCCTCAACCTAAATATCGACCGATTATTTATCAGCTACAACAAAGGTAG
- a CDS encoding type II toxin-antitoxin system HicA family toxin gives MVAKKRKILDKVLAGSKNIKFSEMVTLIEAFGFSLERISGSHHIFTHPQVTEIVNIQNNKGEVTPYQVRQFLSIIEEYNLSMEQDEL, from the coding sequence GTGGTCGCGAAAAAGCGGAAAATTCTGGATAAGGTTCTGGCCGGTTCAAAAAATATCAAGTTTAGTGAAATGGTGACGCTGATTGAAGCTTTCGGGTTTAGCTTGGAAAGAATCAGTGGTAGTCATCACATTTTTACTCATCCCCAAGTTACGGAAATTGTTAACATTCAAAATAACAAAGGCGAGGTGACACCTTATCAAGTACGTCAATTTTTATCGATAATTGAAGAGTATAATCTAAGCATGGAGCAGGATGAACTATGA
- the psbA gene encoding photosystem II q(b) protein, which produces MTTTLQQRESASLWQRFCSWVTSTDNRLYVGWFGVLMIPTLLTATICYIIAFVAAPPVDIDGIREPVAGSLLLGNNIISGAVVPSSNAIGLHFYPIWEAASLDEWLYNGGPYQLVIFHFLIGIFCYMGREWELSYRLGMRPWICVAYSAPVAAASAVFLIYPIGQGSFSDGMPLGISGTFNFMLVFQAEHNILMHPFHMLGVAGVFGGALFSAMHGSLVTSSLVRETTEVESQNYGYKFGQEEETYNIVAAHGYFGRLIFQYASFNNSRSLHFFLGAWPVIGIWFTALGVSTMAFNLNGFNFNQSIVDSQGRVINTWADVINRANLGMEVMHERNAHNFPLDLAAGEAAPVALSAPQING; this is translated from the coding sequence ATGACCACTACTCTGCAACAACGCGAAAGCGCTTCTTTGTGGCAGCGCTTCTGTTCTTGGGTCACGAGCACCGATAACCGCCTGTATGTGGGCTGGTTCGGCGTCCTGATGATCCCCACCCTTCTGACCGCAACCATCTGCTACATCATTGCTTTCGTCGCTGCTCCTCCCGTGGACATCGACGGTATCCGTGAACCTGTGGCGGGTTCCTTACTGTTAGGCAACAACATCATCTCTGGTGCCGTTGTTCCTTCCAGCAATGCGATCGGTCTGCACTTCTACCCCATTTGGGAAGCCGCTTCTCTCGATGAGTGGCTGTACAATGGTGGCCCATACCAGTTGGTGATTTTCCACTTCCTGATCGGCATCTTCTGCTACATGGGTCGTGAGTGGGAACTCTCCTACCGCTTGGGTATGCGTCCTTGGATCTGCGTCGCTTACAGCGCTCCTGTTGCTGCTGCTTCCGCAGTTTTCCTGATCTACCCAATTGGTCAAGGTTCTTTCTCCGATGGTATGCCTCTGGGTATCTCTGGAACCTTCAACTTTATGTTGGTATTCCAAGCTGAGCACAACATCCTGATGCACCCCTTCCATATGTTAGGTGTGGCCGGTGTGTTCGGTGGCGCTCTGTTCTCCGCTATGCACGGTTCTTTGGTGACTTCTTCTTTGGTTCGTGAAACCACCGAAGTTGAATCTCAAAACTATGGTTACAAGTTCGGTCAAGAAGAAGAAACCTACAACATCGTTGCCGCTCACGGTTACTTTGGTCGTTTAATCTTCCAATATGCTTCCTTCAACAACAGCCGCTCTCTGCACTTCTTCTTGGGTGCATGGCCTGTTATCGGTATCTGGTTCACCGCTCTGGGTGTGTCCACGATGGCCTTCAACCTGAACGGTTTCAACTTCAACCAATCTATCGTTGACTCTCAAGGTCGCGTAATCAATACTTGGGCTGACGTGATCAACCGCGCTAACTTGGGTATGGAAGTGATGCACGAGCGCAACGCTCACAACTTCCCCTTAGATTTGGCTGCTGGTGAAGCTGCTCCTGTGGCTTTGAGTGCTCCTCAAATCAATGGCTAA
- the chrA gene encoding chromate efflux transporter: MNLSKLLEIAQVFLKLGIIGFGGPAAHIAMMEDEVVHRRQWLTQEEFLDLVGATNLIPGPNSTEMAIHVGYIYAGGLGLIVAGTCFVFPAVLMTAALAWGYVKFGQLPEIYPFLYGIKPAVLAVIFTALWRLGKKAVKSRELLIIAIATGIAVSVGVNEVVALLLGGILGAVWLNLRHQPTLSAWVFGLFLSQTPSSLSPEKSVNLESVPLWQLGLFFLKVGSVLYGSGYVLIAFLQGQLVDEFGWLTQQQLLDAVAMGQVTPGPLLTTATFIGYVIGGFPGAIVSTVGITLPSFLFVLMLNPWIPRLRGSKWTSAFLDAINVSAVALMAVVTVELAVATFGINLMGMPLGSAPIAIDWIAVMIAAIAAIFALVWRINAVWLVFGGVIASWLVYILG; this comes from the coding sequence ATGAACCTCTCTAAACTCTTAGAAATCGCACAAGTCTTCCTCAAACTCGGCATTATTGGATTTGGCGGTCCAGCGGCACATATTGCCATGATGGAAGATGAAGTAGTCCATCGACGGCAATGGTTAACCCAAGAAGAATTTCTGGATCTGGTAGGTGCCACCAACTTAATTCCTGGACCAAATTCGACAGAAATGGCGATTCATGTTGGCTATATATATGCCGGTGGTTTAGGATTAATTGTCGCCGGAACTTGCTTTGTGTTCCCGGCTGTACTAATGACGGCAGCTTTGGCATGGGGATATGTCAAATTTGGACAATTACCGGAGATTTATCCGTTTTTATATGGCATCAAACCGGCGGTTTTAGCGGTGATTTTTACCGCATTGTGGCGCTTGGGGAAAAAAGCAGTGAAGTCTCGGGAACTGTTGATCATTGCGATCGCCACTGGGATTGCAGTCAGTGTAGGAGTGAACGAGGTAGTCGCCTTGTTGTTGGGCGGAATCTTGGGCGCTGTTTGGCTGAATTTGCGTCATCAACCGACTTTAAGTGCATGGGTTTTCGGGTTGTTTTTATCCCAAACTCCCAGCAGTTTATCTCCAGAAAAATCCGTGAATTTAGAATCAGTTCCATTGTGGCAATTGGGGTTATTTTTCTTAAAAGTCGGCAGTGTTTTATATGGGAGTGGTTATGTGTTAATTGCCTTTTTACAGGGTCAATTAGTGGATGAATTTGGCTGGTTGACTCAGCAACAATTATTAGATGCAGTGGCAATGGGTCAAGTCACTCCTGGGCCTTTGCTAACCACGGCAACTTTTATCGGGTATGTAATTGGTGGATTTCCCGGTGCGATCGTTTCTACGGTGGGGATTACCTTGCCATCTTTTCTGTTTGTGTTAATGCTAAATCCCTGGATTCCCCGCTTACGAGGCAGCAAATGGACTTCAGCTTTTTTAGATGCGATTAATGTTAGTGCCGTGGCATTGATGGCGGTGGTGACGGTTGAATTAGCGGTGGCGACTTTCGGGATTAATCTTATGGGAATGCCCCTAGGGAGTGCGCCGATCGCGATCGATTGGATTGCGGTTATGATTGCGGCGATCGCCGCTATTTTTGCCTTAGTTTGGCGGATCAATGCCGTTTGGTTAGTCTTCGGAGGTGTGATCGCCAGTTGGCTGGTCTATATTCTGGGTTAA
- the gmk gene encoding guanylate kinase, which produces MGKLIVLTGPSGVGKGTLLKLLLENHPEIYLSISATTRSPRPGEIHGQHYYFLTKSQFAEMIAAGEFLEWAEFAGNHYGTPRKAIEEQIAQDKIVLLEIEVQGARQVRQSFPEAWQIFILPPSVEELEKRIRGRGQDTEEAIEKRLQKAENELAVASEFDIQIVNDDLNHALYAIESAIFS; this is translated from the coding sequence ATGGGTAAATTAATTGTTTTAACCGGGCCAAGTGGTGTCGGCAAAGGCACTTTGTTAAAATTGCTGCTAGAAAATCACCCAGAAATTTATCTGTCAATTTCTGCTACTACGCGATCGCCTCGTCCTGGAGAAATTCACGGTCAGCATTATTATTTTTTGACCAAATCGCAGTTTGCCGAAATGATTGCCGCTGGTGAATTTTTGGAATGGGCAGAATTTGCGGGCAACCACTACGGCACCCCCCGAAAAGCGATCGAAGAACAAATCGCTCAGGACAAAATTGTCCTATTAGAAATAGAGGTACAAGGAGCGAGACAAGTTCGGCAAAGTTTTCCCGAAGCGTGGCAAATTTTCATCCTACCTCCCTCCGTTGAAGAATTAGAAAAACGCATTCGCGGACGGGGACAAGACACAGAAGAAGCAATTGAAAAACGACTGCAAAAAGCAGAAAACGAACTCGCAGTCGCCTCCGAATTTGACATTCAAATTGTCAACGACGACCTCAACCATGCTTTATATGCGATCGAATCGGCTATTTTTAGTTAA
- the remA gene encoding extracellular matrix/biofilm regulator RemA yields MDIQLINIGFGNIVSANRVIAIISPDSAPIKRIISEAKDANRLIDATYGRRTRAVIITDSNHVILSAIQPETVANRFLNKDLTNN; encoded by the coding sequence ATGGATATTCAATTAATTAATATTGGTTTTGGTAATATTGTTTCTGCTAACCGAGTTATTGCTATCATCAGTCCTGACTCTGCCCCGATTAAAAGAATCATCAGTGAAGCCAAAGACGCTAATCGGCTGATTGACGCTACCTATGGGCGGCGCACTCGTGCGGTGATTATCACCGATTCTAATCATGTGATTCTGTCGGCAATTCAGCCGGAAACCGTGGCCAATCGATTTCTGAATAAAGACCTGACAAATAATTAG
- a CDS encoding NFACT family protein: MQPVDFTTLTAACGELRTFLLPARLEQVIQRDRHTICLALRTLKKRHWLTISWHPQAACICAGDPPPRTPDTFTFSDQLRHQLGGFALVGISALAPWERAIDLQFAQRPGDPILWHLYVEIMGKRSNVILANQDNQIVTTAHQVSEKQSSVRPVLTGQPYERPPALTDPAPNLTELPSRWQERISLIPGKLGQQLLKTYRGLSTHLVKSMIEAAGLDSDRPTDSLTDAEWDRLFQRWQEWLHILEKLSQGDLSSLQPRLTETGYTLIHWQIHGQNPQSESGVVQNPPTTHSVQQLLNRYYTDQLNQQTFQQLHHQLGHKVKNLLTKLGVKAQGFRDRLQQSDNAETYRQKGDLLMAYLHEWKPGMRSITLADFETGQPVEIPLDPEKNAVQNAQKLYKQHQKLKRSRIAVEPLLAEVQTEIDYLEQVDLAIAQIDRYQHHQDLSALEEIRDELMQQGYLPDPDHRSQNQTPVTDFYRYLSPNGFEILIGRNNRQNDQLSFRLAGDYDLWFHTQEIAGSHTLLRLNPGTVADDADLQCAADLTAYYSRGRQSEQVPVVYTKPKYVYKPKGAKPGMVVYKHERIIWGRPQEGSKRSDPSFRS, encoded by the coding sequence ATGCAACCAGTTGACTTCACCACCCTCACCGCAGCTTGTGGTGAACTGCGTACCTTTTTACTGCCAGCGCGTCTGGAACAAGTGATTCAGCGCGATCGCCACACGATTTGCCTTGCCCTGCGTACCCTGAAAAAACGCCACTGGCTAACGATTTCCTGGCATCCTCAAGCTGCCTGTATTTGTGCCGGAGATCCGCCCCCCCGGACTCCAGACACATTTACTTTTAGCGATCAATTGCGCCATCAACTCGGAGGTTTTGCCCTGGTGGGGATTTCAGCTTTAGCCCCGTGGGAAAGGGCGATCGATCTGCAATTTGCCCAACGTCCGGGCGACCCAATTTTATGGCATTTGTATGTAGAAATCATGGGCAAACGCAGCAACGTAATTTTAGCCAATCAAGACAATCAAATTGTCACCACCGCCCACCAGGTGAGTGAAAAACAATCCAGCGTTCGCCCAGTGCTCACGGGGCAACCCTATGAACGTCCTCCAGCCCTGACTGACCCTGCCCCCAATTTAACGGAGTTACCATCTCGTTGGCAAGAAAGAATTAGTTTAATTCCGGGCAAGTTAGGCCAACAATTGCTGAAAACTTATCGGGGTTTGAGTACCCACTTGGTTAAATCCATGATAGAAGCAGCGGGTCTAGACAGCGATCGCCCTACGGACTCCCTGACTGACGCGGAATGGGATCGGCTGTTTCAACGTTGGCAAGAGTGGCTACATATTTTAGAGAAGTTATCCCAAGGAGATTTATCCTCCCTTCAGCCAAGATTAACGGAAACTGGCTATACTTTGATTCACTGGCAGATTCACGGGCAAAATCCCCAAAGCGAATCAGGAGTAGTTCAAAATCCTCCGACCACTCATTCCGTTCAACAATTACTTAACCGCTATTACACCGATCAATTAAATCAACAAACTTTCCAACAACTGCATCACCAGTTAGGGCATAAAGTCAAAAATTTGCTAACTAAACTAGGAGTCAAAGCCCAAGGATTTCGCGATCGCCTCCAACAATCGGACAATGCAGAAACTTATCGGCAAAAAGGCGATTTGCTAATGGCTTATTTACACGAATGGAAACCGGGGATGCGATCGATTACCTTAGCGGACTTTGAAACGGGTCAGCCGGTAGAAATTCCCCTCGATCCAGAAAAAAATGCGGTGCAAAATGCCCAGAAACTTTACAAACAACACCAAAAACTAAAGCGATCGCGCATTGCCGTAGAACCCTTATTAGCGGAAGTCCAAACCGAAATTGACTACTTAGAACAAGTAGACTTAGCCATTGCCCAAATCGATCGCTACCAGCATCACCAAGACCTTTCCGCCTTAGAAGAAATTCGCGATGAACTAATGCAGCAAGGTTATCTCCCAGACCCCGACCACCGCAGTCAAAACCAAACCCCGGTTACGGATTTTTACCGTTACTTATCTCCCAATGGCTTTGAAATTCTCATCGGTCGGAACAACCGTCAAAATGACCAACTCAGTTTTCGGCTCGCTGGGGACTATGACCTGTGGTTTCATACCCAAGAAATTGCCGGAAGTCATACCCTATTGCGATTAAATCCGGGAACTGTGGCCGACGATGCGGACTTGCAATGTGCCGCCGACTTAACTGCTTATTATAGTCGCGGGCGACAAAGCGAACAAGTACCCGTAGTCTATACCAAACCCAAATATGTCTATAAACCCAAAGGAGCAAAACCGGGCATGGTAGTATATAAGCATGAACGAATTATTTGGGGGCGTCCCCAAGAGGGCAGTAAACGAAGCGATCCTAGTTTCAGGTCATAG